TGGCCGGATGACGATGGCACATTCCGCTTCCTGCTGATTGCGCGTCTTTTGCGCGACAAAGGCGTGCTGGAGTTCGTGGAAGCTGCCCGCAAACTGAAGCCGTCGATGCCTCACGTGAAGTTTCAGTTGCTGGGTCCCGCGGACGTTGAGAATCCGACGGCCATTTCGCGCGAGCAGGTCGCTGCCTGGGTCGATGAGGGTCTCGTCGAATATCTCGGGGTCACTCAGGAGGTTCGCCCTTTCATCGCGCAAGCGCACTGCATTGTGCTGCCGTCCTATCGCGAAGGCCTGTCCCGCACTTTGCTCGAGGCCAGCGCCATGGGACGCCCCGTGCTCACGACCGATGTCCAAGGGTGCCGTGAAGTGGTGACCGACGGCGTGACGGGATGGATCGTTCCGGTACAGGATGCATTGGCGTTGGCCGCGCGAATGCGGCACATCGCCGATACGCCGGCGCGCGACCTGGAAGCGATAGGAGAGACCGGGCGTGATAAAGTAGCGCAGAATTTTGACGAGCGACCGGTGATTGCCGAGTATTTTCGGATATTGGGAATTGTCAATCGTGATGCGTCTGCTCCTATATCCCACCTTTGATGGGCCATATGAGATGACACCTGTCGAAGATAATAACCAGGCAACGCAATAACCGACTTCTCCGCACTATGCTGAACCTGACCTTGGCATTGGTAGTTTCATTTGTCACTACGCTGCTTATTGTGCGTTATGCCCACGTGCACGCCCATTTTTCGAGCGATAGCGATACACAAGGTGTTCAGAAGGTGCACGCCCACCCCGTCCCTCGCATCGGAGGACTGGGCATCATGCTCGGCTTGCTCGCGGCAGGCACCTTCGCGACATTCAATTACTCCGGCAACCTCAAGGAAATCCTCCTTCTGACGCTCAGTGCAGCACCGGTATTTCTCGGCGGGTTTGTCGAAGACGTAACAAAGCGCGTGTCCCCGAGAACGCGTTTGCTGTGTGCAATGGTTTCGGCCCTGGTGGCTTATTGGATTCTCGGCATTCACATCAATCGTGTCGATATCGTGCTCATCGACAAGATGCTGGCCGTTCCGTTTATTTCGATCGTGCTCACTGTCGTTTGCGTCGCGGCCATGACCAATGCCATTAATATCATCGACGGCTTCAACGGCCTCGCGGCGATGGTCAGCATTTTCATGTTCATGTCGCTCGGCTACGTCGCATTTCAAGTGGGCGATAATGTCGTGCTGACAGCGACGATGATCATGATCGGCGCCGTTTTGGGATTCTTCATTCTCAATTATCCGAACGGATTGATTTTCCTCGGCGATGGTGGTGCGTATTTCGTCGGCTTCATGCTCGCCGAGCTTGCGATTTTGCTGGTGATGCGCAATCCGGCCGTGTCGCCGTGGTATCCGGCGTTGATGCTGATCTATCCGATTTTCGAAGTCTGCTTTTCGATTTATCGTCGCCGATTCGTGCGTGGCGTCTCCCCGAGCATGCCCGACGGTGTGCACTTGCACATGTTGATCTACAAACGGGTGCTGCGCTGGGCCGTAGGCTCAAAGATCGCCGCACAGCTTGCACGGCGAAATTCGATGACGTCTCCGTACCTGTGGGTGCTTTGCCTACTCGCAGTCATCCCGGCCACGATCTTCTGGCGATATAGCGGCGTACTGGCGGCATGCTGCTTCGTTTTCGTCGTCATGTATAT
The Pandoraea pulmonicola DNA segment above includes these coding regions:
- a CDS encoding glycosyltransferase family 4 protein, giving the protein MQPPVLFCSNSFWSIHNFRGGPIRALLNAGHPVHVVAPDDDYAPLLRRMGCTVHVMPMASKGQNPLQDMALTWRLFRLYRQIRPAVCFHYTIKPNIYGAVAARWAGIPSVSITTGMGTVFINKSLITFVVRQLYRFAFRRTLENWLLNESDFHAMVDGGLVDARKARLLPGEGVNLDHFVRAPWPDDDGTFRFLLIARLLRDKGVLEFVEAARKLKPSMPHVKFQLLGPADVENPTAISREQVAAWVDEGLVEYLGVTQEVRPFIAQAHCIVLPSYREGLSRTLLEASAMGRPVLTTDVQGCREVVTDGVTGWIVPVQDALALAARMRHIADTPARDLEAIGETGRDKVAQNFDERPVIAEYFRILGIVNRDASAPISHL
- a CDS encoding MraY family glycosyltransferase, encoding MLNLTLALVVSFVTTLLIVRYAHVHAHFSSDSDTQGVQKVHAHPVPRIGGLGIMLGLLAAGTFATFNYSGNLKEILLLTLSAAPVFLGGFVEDVTKRVSPRTRLLCAMVSALVAYWILGIHINRVDIVLIDKMLAVPFISIVLTVVCVAAMTNAINIIDGFNGLAAMVSIFMFMSLGYVAFQVGDNVVLTATMIMIGAVLGFFILNYPNGLIFLGDGGAYFVGFMLAELAILLVMRNPAVSPWYPALMLIYPIFEVCFSIYRRRFVRGVSPSMPDGVHLHMLIYKRVLRWAVGSKIAAQLARRNSMTSPYLWVLCLLAVIPATIFWRYSGVLAACCFVFVVMYIWLYQRIVRFRSPRWMILKKK